A portion of the Streptomyces coeruleoprunus genome contains these proteins:
- a CDS encoding GNAT family N-acetyltransferase, with product MKIVDEHGLSVALIEPAELALEPWLSAGEHIDVVRMPKPPADTVDALTARGFVVKPEMLTWVARLGPDEDTFLARLENKSRQDIRRARRRASAALREEVQDRVDAETLDRFLALYEERVAGMQFGVPYARRHRETVLNGPQKYFAVFAFEGDELVGGCLVAECPEQDTIRIRFSAVSESWRRDSLARTLYFTAMRTARLKGFTWATLGDEPNLYGHLTRAGLFSFKVNMGFEAVPSQDFGDPTGCDEADLVLNLSALQDPCLILGYASGPHSADRKLVGHFITEDDSRLDEFGAPFLAGLEPRRPVQSD from the coding sequence ATGAAGATCGTTGACGAGCACGGACTGTCGGTGGCCCTGATCGAGCCCGCCGAACTGGCCCTGGAACCCTGGCTGTCCGCCGGTGAGCACATCGACGTGGTCCGGATGCCGAAGCCGCCCGCCGACACCGTGGACGCCCTCACGGCTCGCGGTTTCGTCGTCAAGCCGGAGATGCTGACGTGGGTGGCCCGGCTGGGCCCGGACGAGGACACGTTCCTGGCGCGGCTGGAGAACAAGTCGCGCCAGGACATACGCCGGGCGCGGCGGCGCGCCTCGGCGGCGCTGCGGGAGGAGGTGCAGGACCGGGTCGACGCGGAGACCCTGGACCGGTTCCTGGCGCTGTACGAGGAGCGCGTCGCCGGCATGCAGTTCGGCGTGCCGTACGCGCGGCGCCACCGGGAGACCGTCCTGAACGGCCCGCAGAAGTACTTCGCGGTGTTCGCGTTCGAGGGGGACGAGCTGGTGGGCGGCTGCCTGGTGGCGGAGTGCCCCGAGCAGGACACCATCCGGATCCGCTTCTCGGCCGTGAGCGAGTCCTGGCGCAGGGACAGCCTGGCGCGCACCCTCTATTTCACCGCCATGCGCACCGCCCGCCTCAAAGGATTCACCTGGGCGACACTCGGCGACGAGCCGAACCTCTACGGCCACCTGACCCGGGCCGGGCTCTTCTCGTTCAAGGTGAACATGGGATTCGAGGCGGTGCCGTCACAGGATTTCGGTGATCCGACGGGCTGCGACGAGGCGGACCTCGTACTGAATCTCTCGGCGCTCCAGGATCCCTGCCTGATCCTGGGCTACGCGTCCGGCCCGCACAGCGCGGACCGAAAACTGGTGGGGCACTTCATCACCGAGGACGACAGTCGCCTGGATGAATTCGGTGCGCCTTTCCTGGCAGGTCTGGAACCGCGCCGCCCCGTCCAGTCGGACTGA
- a CDS encoding lysine 2,3-aminomutase, with translation MTPQEWQSAQWQRANCVKNPRQLQTVFGQRLDESFVADLVRDQQDRATMSLLLTPQMLNTMVPDLAPGDAGYTERLYADPVRRYMLPVFSDRHGEWPSHPFATRDSLHEAEMWAVEGLTHRYPTKVLAELVATCPQYCGHCTRMDLVGNSTPQVAKHRLTLKPADRLERMLGFLRSSPGIRDVVVSGGDVANVPWPRLEAFLYALLEIPHIRDIRLATKGLVGLPQHWLQKDVLDGLASVCAKAHGRGVQIAVHTHTNAAQSVTPAVGRATTALFEAGVRDVRNQGVLMRGVNDSVEGLLDLCFALLDGAGIMPYYFYLCDMIPHSEHWRVAVWEAQELQRGMMGYLPGFATPRIVCDVPFVGKRWIDQVDSYDRERGISYWTKNYLTPLEADDPTASRRAYPYYDPIPTLPQAGQEWWKKMPHEDR, from the coding sequence CTGTGTGAAGAATCCGCGCCAGCTCCAGACCGTTTTCGGCCAAAGACTCGACGAGTCCTTCGTGGCCGACCTGGTACGCGACCAGCAGGACCGCGCGACCATGTCCCTGCTGCTCACCCCGCAGATGCTCAACACGATGGTGCCGGACCTCGCCCCGGGCGACGCCGGCTACACCGAGCGCCTGTACGCGGACCCGGTGCGCCGCTACATGCTGCCCGTGTTCAGCGACCGGCACGGGGAGTGGCCTTCGCATCCGTTTGCAACCCGCGATTCGCTGCACGAGGCCGAGATGTGGGCCGTGGAGGGGCTGACGCACCGCTACCCCACCAAGGTGCTCGCCGAGCTGGTGGCCACGTGCCCCCAGTACTGCGGCCACTGCACCCGCATGGACCTCGTCGGCAACTCCACGCCGCAGGTGGCCAAGCACCGGCTCACGCTCAAGCCGGCCGACCGGCTGGAGCGGATGCTCGGCTTCCTGCGGTCGAGCCCCGGCATCCGCGACGTGGTGGTCTCCGGCGGCGACGTGGCCAACGTCCCCTGGCCCCGGCTGGAGGCCTTCCTCTACGCGCTGCTGGAGATACCCCACATCCGCGACATCCGCCTCGCGACCAAGGGGCTGGTCGGACTTCCGCAGCACTGGCTGCAGAAGGACGTCCTCGACGGCCTCGCCTCGGTGTGTGCCAAGGCCCACGGGCGCGGCGTCCAGATCGCGGTGCACACCCACACCAACGCGGCCCAGTCCGTGACCCCGGCCGTCGGCCGGGCCACCACGGCGCTGTTCGAGGCCGGGGTGCGCGACGTGCGCAACCAGGGCGTGCTCATGCGCGGCGTCAACGACTCCGTGGAGGGCCTGCTCGACCTGTGCTTCGCGCTGCTCGACGGCGCCGGGATCATGCCGTACTACTTCTACCTCTGCGACATGATCCCGCACAGCGAGCACTGGCGGGTGGCCGTGTGGGAGGCCCAGGAGCTGCAGCGCGGCATGATGGGCTACCTGCCCGGGTTCGCCACGCCCCGCATCGTGTGCGACGTGCCGTTCGTCGGCAAGCGCTGGATCGACCAGGTCGACTCGTACGACCGCGAGCGCGGCATCTCGTACTGGACGAAGAACTACCTGACCCCGCTGGAGGCCGACGACCCGACGGCCAGCCGGCGCGCCTACCCGTACTACGACCCGATCCCGACCCTGCCGCAGGCCGGTCAGGAGTGGTGGAAGAAGATGCCGCATGAAGATCGTTGA